One window of Thermacetogenium phaeum DSM 12270 genomic DNA carries:
- a CDS encoding copper amine oxidase N-terminal domain-containing protein: protein MLGGLFSKRTVLVGLVLALSFLLAPPSQAASLEAVYLLKVMDLENKAVVVRANGDMYLIEYGIGVLSIWRYEGKTVYIYSPTLFAGIGSKIILPDRDQEARIWDSEYLGNYFDSLAPEPVAPPVSPSPQLTPVPSSPSPGGTTVMAVLRAGDPVMMVNGQGIVMDALPYLKNSRLYVSARFCARAFGIPDANIMWDGTTGTARIIAGSRVIQMTIGSNVMSVNGASIVMDTVPEIVPPGRVMLPIGWLAQALGAQATWDQTTQTATLEF from the coding sequence TTGTTAGGTGGGCTGTTCTCCAAACGCACAGTCCTCGTTGGTTTGGTTTTGGCCCTGAGTTTTCTGCTGGCGCCGCCATCTCAAGCTGCTAGTCTAGAGGCGGTTTACCTCCTCAAGGTCATGGATCTGGAAAACAAGGCAGTGGTAGTCAGGGCAAACGGCGACATGTACCTGATCGAGTACGGGATCGGGGTCCTATCTATCTGGCGCTATGAGGGCAAGACCGTGTACATCTACTCTCCTACTTTATTCGCAGGGATTGGGTCGAAGATCATCCTCCCCGACCGGGATCAAGAGGCCCGGATTTGGGACTCAGAGTATCTGGGGAACTACTTTGATTCCCTTGCTCCAGAGCCTGTTGCTCCTCCTGTTTCTCCTTCTCCTCAGCTCACTCCGGTGCCGTCATCTCCCTCCCCAGGGGGAACCACGGTGATGGCTGTCCTCAGGGCAGGCGATCCAGTGATGATGGTCAACGGGCAGGGAATTGTAATGGATGCCCTCCCATACCTTAAGAACAGCCGGCTGTACGTCTCAGCACGGTTCTGCGCCAGAGCCTTCGGAATTCCCGACGCGAACATCATGTGGGACGGGACGACGGGAACGGCTAGAATCATAGCCGGTTCACGAGTCATCCAAATGACGATTGGAAGCAACGTTATGAGCGTCAACGGTGCATCGATCGTCATGGATACTGTTCCTGAAATTGTGCCCCCGGGCCGCGTGATGCTTCCGATTGGCTGGCTGGCGCAGGCACTTGGCGCACAGGCGACATGGGATCAGACAACCCAGACCGCGACCCTCGAATTCTAA
- a CDS encoding ParA family protein, which yields MPAKVISFINLKGGVGKTTLALACAEILAGTPTWKKIFDPRFFDYVYREGPPSKVLLIDLDGQANLTFAVLGEDTIRECWDNHRSTYHFFASILEGRRKTLEECVRKTCSNVESAQGNLHFIPSSIELFNFEEKIIEACEKGMRIDLFSLRKELKKALIEEGLLEAYDYVIIDCPPNLSVLTENAIIASDFYVVPVIPEKLSTYGLELIKRRVGELREEYQEYTAIEILGTVLNRVDVRRADHLKLAEKIITDNNFKTFDNWIGDVKPLYIVTDFGYGPYPNPYCKYGGGMRRKNPKVAPIVKTVF from the coding sequence ATGCCTGCGAAAGTGATCAGTTTTATTAACCTTAAGGGCGGAGTTGGCAAAACAACTTTAGCACTTGCTTGCGCGGAGATTCTTGCAGGAACTCCGACCTGGAAAAAAATCTTTGATCCAAGATTTTTTGATTATGTTTATCGGGAAGGACCACCATCTAAGGTGCTTCTTATTGATTTAGATGGCCAGGCGAATTTAACATTTGCTGTGTTGGGAGAAGATACTATCAGAGAATGCTGGGATAACCATAGGTCAACGTATCATTTTTTTGCCTCTATACTCGAGGGTCGCCGTAAGACCTTAGAAGAATGTGTACGTAAGACATGTTCTAATGTAGAAAGTGCGCAGGGGAACCTCCACTTTATCCCTTCCAGTATAGAACTTTTTAATTTTGAAGAAAAGATAATAGAAGCTTGTGAAAAGGGTATGAGGATTGACTTATTTTCTTTGAGGAAAGAACTGAAAAAGGCTCTCATTGAGGAGGGCCTATTAGAGGCTTATGACTATGTCATTATTGATTGTCCGCCGAATTTATCCGTTCTCACGGAAAATGCTATTATTGCAAGCGACTTTTACGTGGTTCCGGTTATACCTGAAAAGCTTTCAACTTACGGCTTGGAACTTATTAAGAGAAGGGTTGGTGAGCTTCGAGAAGAATACCAGGAATATACTGCAATAGAAATTCTTGGTACTGTTCTTAATCGGGTTGACGTTCGCAGAGCTGATCATCTTAAATTAGCAGAGAAGATTATTACAGATAACAACTTCAAAACATTTGACAACTGGATAGGAGATGTTAAGCCATTATACATAGTTACTGATTTTGGGTATGGCCCTTACCCCAACCCTTACTGCAAGTACGGAGGAGGGATGAGGCGCAAAAACCCCAAGGTGGCCCCTATTGTCAAGACAGTTTTTTAA
- a CDS encoding IS3 family transposase (programmed frameshift) has translation MSVRKQYSPEFKSKIVLEILKEEKTLSQLSSEYGVHTTQLKNWKKEALENLPQLFDKRNIEAMKKDYEKQIQDLYAEIGRLTTQLSWLKKNLASTMTREQRIALVEWDNPEIPIATQARLLSLNRTSLYYKPVGPSPEEIAIKHRIDEIYTEHPYYGSRRITAQLRREGFEVNRKAVQRHMREMGITGIHPGPNLSRRSQQHKVYPYLLRNLEITHPDQVWGIDITYIRLQKGWMYLVAIMDWYSRYVVGWEMDLTLEISFVLDAVERSLARSRPEIMNSDQGSQFTSPQYIELLKNAGIQIRATDNIFIERLWRSLKYEEVYLNEYTSPREARQRIARYLDFFITIAARTNH, from the exons ATGTCTGTTCGTAAACAATATTCGCCGGAATTCAAAAGCAAGATCGTGCTGGAAATTCTCAAAGAAGAGAAAACCCTCTCACAGCTATCATCGGAATACGGAGTCCATACCACTCAGTTAAAGAATTGGAAAAAAGAAGCGCTCGAAAACCTGCCCCAACTTTTTGATAAAAGAAATATAGAGGCCATGAAAAAAGACTACGAAAAGCAGATCCAGGACTTGTACGCTGAGATTGGCCGTCTGACCACACAACTGTCCTGGTTG AAAAAAAATCTGGCATCCACCATGACCCGTGAGCAACGCATAGCCCTGGTCGAGTGGGATAACCCGGAAATTCCCATTGCAACACAGGCCAGACTTTTGAGCCTTAATCGCACAAGCCTTTATTACAAGCCTGTGGGCCCTTCACCGGAGGAAATCGCTATCAAACACCGCATTGATGAGATCTACACAGAACATCCGTACTACGGCTCCAGACGGATTACAGCACAGCTTCGCCGCGAGGGCTTTGAAGTCAACCGTAAAGCGGTACAGCGACATATGCGGGAAATGGGGATCACCGGCATTCATCCCGGCCCAAATCTGAGCAGGCGCAGTCAGCAACATAAGGTTTATCCTTACTTGCTTAGAAACCTCGAAATCACTCATCCAGACCAGGTGTGGGGCATAGATATTACTTACATTCGCCTGCAAAAGGGCTGGATGTACCTGGTGGCAATCATGGACTGGTACTCCCGCTATGTGGTCGGTTGGGAAATGGATCTCACGCTGGAGATATCCTTTGTCTTGGATGCAGTCGAAAGATCTTTGGCCCGGTCCCGGCCGGAAATCATGAACAGCGACCAGGGAAGCCAGTTTACCAGCCCGCAATACATAGAACTTCTAAAAAACGCAGGGATCCAAATCAGGGCAACTGATAACATCTTTATCGAGCGCCTCTGGCGCAGTCTCAAGTATGAGGAAGTATACTTAAACGAGTACACCAGTCCCCGGGAAGCTAGACAAAGAATTGCCCGCTACCTGGACTTTTTTATAACTATCGCCGCCCGCACCAATCACTGA